In a single window of the Romeriopsis navalis LEGE 11480 genome:
- a CDS encoding glycosyltransferase family 4 protein — MSIFERPLRLLFLSTPVGPLGSGLGGGVELTLKNLAIALSQQGHAITIVAPQTSVLPGFNLVEVPGNLQITAQSQTHDAAISLPSDAVLGHMWEYARQHQADYDLLVNFAYDWLPFYLTTFFQTPIAHLVSMGSLSEAMDVVTAQVAAHSPQSLGVHSMAQAETFSWAEQAHNVKNGFDLSQYDFCAEPENYLAWVGRIAPEKGLQDAVQAVEKAGVPLKIFGVVQDRDYWKQIQTNYPAAPIEYCGFVETDQLQAQLRRAKGLLMTPHWVEAFGNVAIEALACGVPVVAYARGGPAEIVRHGETGWLVEPDVVPALVNGIRDIEKIDRMACRWQTEAEYSLVAMSDRVEAWFADILAVVDAGE, encoded by the coding sequence GTGTCAATTTTTGAGCGCCCCCTGCGGCTGTTGTTTCTATCGACCCCCGTTGGGCCGTTGGGGTCAGGACTCGGTGGTGGCGTTGAGTTGACGCTGAAGAATTTAGCGATCGCCCTATCACAGCAAGGTCACGCGATTACGATTGTGGCTCCCCAGACTTCGGTATTGCCAGGATTTAATCTGGTGGAAGTGCCGGGAAATTTACAAATTACGGCGCAGAGTCAGACTCACGATGCGGCGATTTCGTTGCCAAGTGATGCGGTTTTAGGGCATATGTGGGAATACGCCCGACAGCATCAAGCAGACTATGATTTGCTGGTGAATTTTGCCTATGACTGGTTGCCGTTTTATTTGACGACGTTTTTCCAGACCCCGATCGCTCATTTAGTCAGTATGGGCTCGTTATCGGAAGCGATGGATGTCGTGACTGCACAAGTCGCAGCGCATTCACCCCAGAGTTTGGGGGTGCATAGTATGGCGCAGGCGGAGACCTTTAGCTGGGCTGAGCAGGCGCATAATGTGAAAAATGGGTTTGACTTGTCGCAGTATGATTTTTGTGCCGAGCCCGAGAATTATTTGGCTTGGGTTGGCCGGATTGCCCCGGAAAAGGGGTTGCAGGATGCCGTGCAGGCGGTGGAAAAGGCGGGAGTGCCGCTGAAGATTTTTGGGGTGGTGCAGGATCGAGATTATTGGAAGCAGATTCAGACGAATTATCCGGCGGCCCCGATCGAATATTGTGGATTTGTGGAAACCGATCAGTTGCAAGCGCAGTTGCGTCGGGCGAAGGGATTGCTGATGACGCCGCATTGGGTGGAGGCGTTTGGGAATGTGGCGATCGAGGCATTGGCTTGTGGTGTACCCGTGGTGGCGTATGCTCGGGGCGGACCAGCGGAAATTGTCCGGCATGGAGAAACGGGCTGGCTGGTGGAGCCCGATGTCGTACCGGCCTTGGTCAATGGGATTCGTGATATTGAGAAGATCGATCGGATGGCTTGTCGATGGCAGACGGAAGCAGAGTATTCCTTGGTGGCGATGAGCGATCGGGTTGAGGCCTGGTTTGCCGATATTCTGGCGGTGGTAGATGCGGGTGAATAG